The following are from one region of the bacterium genome:
- a CDS encoding PorV/PorQ family protein — MKLYKRLLIISTIGLAALMTPVSARLGGAGSSASFLTMGGGARPIAMGCAYTALADGPDALFWNPAGIANVTSPQVSFGQAILFAGMLEENLAGAFPLDASSTLGIQILAHLSGPIEITTYDKQQGTGNFYTANNYAVGITYSRLMTEKFTAGVTLKLIDLTLHEVAAVGIAFDAGAIYRIAEFKNLRLGFCVQHFGPDMRYSGNPLLFNTHKDTLQTNDIPSTFLSEPFRLPFTFAGGAAIDLVEPDSMGSGSRLTLDADFFHLGDQSAKGSLGLEYGLNEMFFLRFGFGINTSPDLGDTTTAAADAGTILREVLSNRNDRGPSAGLGVKIPIGDFNVSVDYSFEWHWYLSPVHRASLGVGF, encoded by the coding sequence ATGAAGCTCTATAAGCGACTCCTCATCATATCCACCATTGGGCTAGCGGCTTTAATGACGCCAGTCTCTGCCCGGTTGGGAGGCGCGGGTTCGTCGGCCTCCTTCCTGACAATGGGCGGCGGAGCGCGTCCAATAGCAATGGGCTGCGCCTATACCGCTCTGGCTGACGGTCCGGACGCCCTTTTCTGGAATCCGGCAGGAATAGCCAATGTGACATCGCCTCAGGTGTCCTTCGGACAGGCAATCCTGTTCGCCGGAATGCTTGAAGAGAACCTCGCCGGCGCTTTCCCGCTTGACGCTTCAAGCACGCTTGGAATTCAGATTCTCGCGCATCTTTCAGGACCTATTGAAATCACGACTTATGACAAGCAGCAGGGAACCGGAAACTTCTATACGGCCAACAACTATGCAGTGGGAATTACATACTCCCGTCTGATGACCGAGAAATTCACCGCAGGCGTAACATTGAAGCTGATAGATCTAACTCTCCATGAAGTAGCGGCCGTCGGAATTGCATTTGACGCGGGCGCCATCTACAGGATAGCAGAATTCAAGAATCTCAGGCTCGGTTTCTGCGTTCAGCATTTCGGTCCTGATATGCGCTACAGCGGCAATCCCCTACTCTTCAACACGCATAAAGACACGCTCCAGACCAATGATATACCGTCCACCTTCCTCTCGGAACCATTCCGTCTTCCCTTCACGTTTGCAGGAGGAGCGGCCATAGACCTTGTCGAGCCTGATAGCATGGGCAGCGGTTCCCGTCTGACGCTTGATGCGGACTTCTTCCATCTCGGAGATCAGTCCGCAAAGGGGTCGCTGGGACTCGAATACGGCCTGAATGAGATGTTCTTTTTGAGGTTCGGGTTCGGCATTAACACGTCTCCCGATTTGGGAGATACAACCACAGCAGCTGCTGATGCAGGCACGATACTTCGTGAAGTGCTTTCAAACCGCAACGACCGCGGGCCTTCGGCGGGCCTTGGCGTTAAAATCCCAATTGGCGACTTTAATGTCTCGGTAGATTACAGCTTTGAGTGGCACTGGTACCTCTCTCCCGTGCACCGGGCCTCTCTGGGCGTAGGCTTCTGA
- a CDS encoding TolC family protein, whose protein sequence is MSNVSKGVEIRILSRIGLIISVMPLVLTARKISIEEAVNTALEESITADQARLQKIQGGEALVEGFAGFLPRVSASTSSSSTSLDSLGSGSWSSQVSLAQPVVDATAIIGLVSGFNQNAMYRKQSVQTLSKLIVEVEKSYYNLAKRESLMRSAEKAYERAQESEKAVKKRFELGDASKADALSAEAATLSAQMQLTLAEGQLKDARTHLSDLMLGRYEESSLETEELADPEMPDSLPSTIVSDELLKDNPDLAVLKRQTRSSNISVWQAWAALLPSLSITAGKNFTQEGAIPVFSTWDDIPTGYGISISVPFIDIPSRAIGISRAHIARRQAHLAQSAQELTTKELLSTLLYTQDVAYKSFEFAKKSEALAREKYNLTIRSYELEASSIVELMQAQADLADAERALAEAKANYWSSRADLNYVLGRSLEAR, encoded by the coding sequence GTGTCTAACGTATCAAAAGGAGTAGAAATCAGGATATTATCCAGAATCGGCTTAATTATATCCGTTATGCCCTTGGTTTTGACAGCCAGAAAAATATCCATCGAGGAAGCCGTCAATACGGCTTTAGAGGAGAGTATTACTGCAGATCAGGCTAGACTCCAAAAGATTCAGGGCGGAGAGGCCCTGGTTGAGGGGTTTGCCGGGTTTCTTCCTCGTGTATCCGCCTCAACCTCAAGCTCATCAACATCCCTGGACAGCCTTGGCTCGGGTTCATGGTCTTCCCAGGTCTCTTTGGCCCAGCCGGTCGTGGACGCCACAGCCATTATCGGCCTGGTTTCTGGATTTAACCAGAACGCAATGTACCGCAAGCAGTCTGTACAGACGCTTTCAAAGCTTATTGTTGAGGTTGAGAAGTCCTACTACAATCTGGCGAAGCGCGAATCGCTGATGAGGAGCGCCGAGAAGGCATATGAAAGGGCGCAGGAATCTGAAAAAGCCGTTAAGAAACGCTTTGAACTAGGCGACGCAAGCAAAGCGGATGCGCTATCGGCTGAAGCAGCAACCTTGTCAGCCCAGATGCAGCTTACCCTTGCAGAGGGCCAGCTCAAAGACGCAAGAACGCATCTTTCCGATCTCATGCTGGGCAGGTATGAAGAGAGTTCCCTTGAGACCGAGGAGCTTGCAGATCCCGAGATGCCGGATTCGCTTCCCTCCACCATAGTATCGGATGAGTTATTGAAAGACAATCCTGATCTGGCTGTTCTAAAACGTCAGACGCGGTCCTCCAACATCTCGGTTTGGCAAGCCTGGGCGGCTCTATTGCCTTCGCTCTCGATAACGGCCGGCAAGAATTTTACTCAGGAAGGGGCGATTCCTGTTTTTTCGACATGGGATGATATTCCAACAGGATACGGTATATCAATAAGCGTTCCCTTTATAGATATTCCTTCGCGAGCTATAGGGATAAGCCGCGCACATATCGCCCGCAGACAAGCGCACCTTGCGCAGTCTGCGCAAGAGCTTACGACAAAAGAGCTTCTCTCGACTCTTTTGTATACGCAGGACGTTGCATACAAAAGCTTTGAGTTTGCGAAAAAGAGTGAAGCTTTGGCAAGGGAAAAGTACAATTTGACCATAAGAAGTTATGAGTTAGAAGCTTCTTCAATTGTTGAACTTATGCAAGCCCAGGCGGATCTGGCAGATGCGGAGCGTGCTCTCGCGGAAGCCAAGGCGAATTACTGGTCTAGCCGTGCAGACTTGAACTACGTTCTGGGTCGCTCACTGGAGGCAAGATGA
- a CDS encoding efflux RND transporter periplasmic adaptor subunit — protein sequence MNKKRRRLGLWIGISAVVAVVALIVILNIVSKGNKSPEVQTQKVSFSRIVSTVSATGELNAKNQVDISAEIVARVQKLYVKEGDAVKRGQLLCQLNDANARSSLDLSEAQYKKALSEFERGRKLYADSLISTAQFENLKTAYSVALAQVNQSRDSYSKTRIYAPISGIVVRLNVKEGEAVMMGTMNNAGTVMMTIADLSAMQATVNVDESDVASIKLGDDASITLDAFPDTTFKAKVFSIGYMPTATTTVTTTTGVTDFETVLDILDVDPLQRPGMSVSADIVAAVRDSALVCPLQAIGRRDIEGRSVETVFIVKNGKAKLVEIKTGISDGRSAEVLDGLEAGQAVIVGPYKVLRTLNDGDEVKTKKEEPQWQKDQRGPRPQQGQESGQRSVRIRVGR from the coding sequence ATGAACAAAAAGAGACGCAGGCTGGGACTCTGGATAGGAATTTCGGCCGTGGTCGCAGTCGTCGCGCTTATAGTAATTCTCAACATCGTATCGAAAGGGAATAAGTCGCCTGAGGTCCAGACTCAAAAAGTTTCCTTCAGCCGTATTGTTTCCACAGTTTCGGCAACCGGCGAACTTAATGCTAAAAATCAGGTTGATATCTCAGCCGAGATTGTTGCACGAGTTCAGAAACTCTACGTAAAGGAGGGGGATGCAGTCAAGCGGGGTCAGCTTCTTTGCCAGCTCAACGACGCCAACGCAAGATCGAGTCTCGATTTGTCCGAAGCGCAATACAAAAAGGCTCTGTCGGAATTCGAGCGGGGCAGGAAGCTTTACGCGGACAGCCTTATATCAACCGCCCAGTTCGAAAATCTCAAGACCGCCTATAGCGTTGCCCTTGCCCAGGTCAACCAGAGTCGCGATTCATACTCTAAAACAAGAATATACGCGCCTATCTCCGGGATTGTAGTCAGATTGAACGTCAAGGAGGGGGAGGCTGTAATGATGGGGACCATGAACAACGCCGGCACTGTGATGATGACTATCGCGGACCTTTCGGCGATGCAGGCAACCGTTAATGTAGACGAATCAGACGTCGCGTCCATCAAGCTTGGTGATGATGCTTCAATAACCCTGGACGCCTTTCCTGATACGACTTTCAAAGCGAAGGTTTTTTCGATAGGCTACATGCCTACGGCGACCACGACCGTTACGACGACGACAGGCGTAACGGATTTCGAGACCGTGCTCGATATCCTGGACGTGGATCCCCTGCAGCGTCCGGGCATGTCCGTATCCGCCGATATAGTGGCGGCAGTTCGCGATTCGGCTCTCGTTTGCCCACTGCAGGCCATAGGCAGGCGCGACATAGAAGGACGCTCGGTGGAAACAGTCTTCATCGTTAAAAACGGAAAAGCGAAGCTTGTTGAGATTAAAACAGGCATATCGGACGGACGTTCGGCTGAGGTCCTGGATGGTCTGGAAGCGGGCCAGGCAGTGATAGTAGGGCCGTACAAGGTTCTTAGAACCCTGAATGACGGAGACGAGGTTAAAACAAAGAAAGAGGAACCGCAATGGCAGAAAGACCAAAGAGGACCGCGACCGCAGCAAGGGCAAGAGTCAGGGCAGCGAAGCGTCCGCATCCGGGTCGGTCGCTGA